A stretch of DNA from Lotus japonicus ecotype B-129 chromosome 4, LjGifu_v1.2:
TTTATGATTTATGTTTACGCACATTAATGGAAAAAAGTGATTTTCGTAAAATAATATTGAGAAATTCATCTGTAAAATCCAACTATTTTTGTGTCCATCAAAACTAGGTTTTGTAGCTTGATTTTGAAGCTAAATCAATTCAGATTTCCACAAACAGGACAAACATcctataaaataaatgaaatttacAAACAGATCCAGCCGACAGTTCAGAATATATATGCGTGGATTAACAAATCAAAAAAATTGGGGAGGGGGGGCAATCTCCTTTGGTATTAGACATATACACCACCAATTACACAGTAAAGGATTACTTCCTAGCCCTACATTTTTTGGAATGTTACATAAATAAACATGGCACTCAAAGCAAAGCAGAAAGGCTCTCGTGAGATTTACATAGAATCACAAACAGTACATGGAAgaattttttgtaaaaaaataataattggaGACCAAAATGATGCCCCCCAACAGCAATCCTTTAACTTTTCCATCGACAAGAAGAACAAGAATCAAGTTGGCAGGACTAGCATGGAGAAAACTCTTGTTTCAATATAAGAATTAATCAAATTGTTCTCCAGTCCTTACATACAAAAGCCTCCTAGTGGGAGCTGGAGGCGCCAACCCTGGAATATCCTTGATATCTTTGTTGTTGGGATTCACAatctgaagaaaaaaatatttccaATTCAAATAGAAGGATAGTGTCAGCAATGATAACGAAAATGAAACTTTTAGGCTCTACTTGAAGAGCTTCtttgagtttatcttatagcataataGCGTATGCAAGTGTTTGGAAGAACTTATGTGATCTACCTATAAGCTGTCtcgagcttattttcataagctactcaaattaacttatgaataagttCTTATTCCTATCTATAACACGTTTTAAGCTTATCTCAATAAGCTTAACTTATGAATAAccacttaattaagttgtttacctTACCCAAAAACATCCTTAATAACGCACATGAAAACATCTGATGGTAAGACAATGCTCATTAACATTTCAAAAGACACTTACTTGCAATTCAAGTccttgccttttttttttcagtgtTGTATAATGTATTACCAAAGTAAGTTATTTAAAATAGTTCatctaaataaaattatgtcaaACTAATTCTTGGAGCATGttgtattaattttaatttatttttataaaaaatgtcATTACTTGAAGGAGGAATAGATATCTAGAACAAATTCGCTGAATCAGTAGATGAATTTTAACATGATACCTTCACGACAATAATGGCAACTACACCACAGACGATAAGGAACAGAAAAAGCATGATACACTTGTCCGTAGCTACCTGAGAACAGGGGGAAAGACAATTTAGTTCAATGACACAGGTTTAATGGAATGTAAATGGTGACTAGAAGCAATGAAAATGAAGCAACCTGTCTACCAATCTCCTTAACGAGTTGGGAGGCCTTCTTAATTGAGAACTGGATCGAATCAAGCTCGTTAACAATACGGCCCATTTGTTCAGTCTGCATAATTTGAATAAAAGAAAGAGGTTAAACTAGTAAATCCTTGTACTCTTCTCTTCAGAGAGCATACTCAAGGAGAATCAAACTTACTTGGCCTTTCAAGGTACCAGCAGTTTGGGTGCCCACTTCAACTGTTTGATGTACAACCTACATTTTGATATGGGTAAGAACAAAGGTCCAAAGGAAAATTGATGGGGGCATAAGTCTGAAGTGACTCACCTGCTTAGATCTCTCAATAGCCTGATCAGTTTCATCCATTGTTTTCATCCCAGCATTGACAAGTTCTTGATTTGACATTTCTATAGGACAAGCCAAATAAGCATTATTGCTGAGATAAATATAGTGCTACCAATAAGAACATAAAACACACAAAGAATGCCCCAAAAATGATGCACATATAAAGATGAAAGCCTGAACTATGCCATTGCATAAATTAGCACCCAAACACAATGCACAGATTTTATACGGAGACTGGTCAAAAAACAGAAACACAAATATACAGTGAAAATGATTTCAACTTATATGGCAAAGTGCTGATTTTATTTCATTGGTATCGACTGTAAATTCCATTGAATATTTTACCTGATGCCAGTTGGACATTTTCTTCAGCTGTAGGTTCACTTGCTCCTGCTCCGGTGTCAAACAGTTCAAGTTTTTTATTACCAATGGTATTCATGTACCTGTTTATCAACCACATGAAAGTATGAATCATTTAAAATAGCCCAAAGGATAAAATTTCATTTATGAGAAGAAAAACTATAACAGACTGGAATAAATATTTATCATGAATTCTTGACTTTAAAGTTGAACATGcccaaaagattttttttttataagcgccCAAAAGAAAATTGGTATTAATCTTCTCATTTGCTACTAAACCTTCAATATATTGAAGTCTAATAACACAAATGGAAGTATATACAGGTCAGCTTACGTTTTTCTTAATGCGACGTATGAATTTAGCTCCTTGATctgcaagaaaaaaaaaaagaatgttagAAAACATGGAGTTGGCTGTTTGTGTTGTATGGGCATGTACTGTATAATAAACATATGCACAATACTCAGACACTCAAACTTTTTTTTCTGATCAGATTGAGATCATTTTATTTGATGTCTTGACAATACCAAGGAAGTACTTGGCAATTGGCATTGCTTGCAAATTGTTTATAAAGTTGTAACACATGAAAAAAGAAGAGCTGGAAAGGAAGACCTCCTCGTAGATACTAGATTTCCAACATGAACAAGAAAAAGGAAGGGTTCTGGGTACTGACCATTGATTGCTTTTCGTCATTGAGTTGCTTGCTCACTTCTGGGGGATTTCTTCCCTCTTCATCTTTAATTTCACGATCAAACTCTTTTATCAACCTGAAACCATCAATAAAAACATAATGTTCCATATTCCGAGAATGCCAGTAAGTAACACACTCCAAAAGGAAAATAGGAAACATGTCGAAACTAAAAAATCACATGAAATTGCACTTCTTTCAGCACTTGGCATGTAGAAAAAGGCAACTCTACCGGTTAAAGCATAGAACTAGTACGATAAACAAGAAAATAACTCAGAatcattaaacataaaaaatttcaatttagaACAGGATTCCATGTTTCTCACATGATCATCATTCAAACCCTGAGAAGTTGACATGAGATGTCAATTCCATTGCAAAACAGAATTTTCATCCTGCCAACAaatgaggaaaaaaaaactGCAGAAGTTGATATTTTCAGAATATGCATTTAAAACATTTTCCTTCCTTCGGAGTTTTTCTGTTTTGGACCTCATTCTGAGAGATACAGCTTTCATAAAGAGATATCAAGATTACAACTGCATAGATGCTCGACTTACCTTTTGCACTCCCTCATCTTCCCTGTTAGTTCTTCCAGCTGAGTACTTTGTCTGTTGGAATCTTTAATCTTATCCAGCTTCTGAAAGCCATTTCTGGATGCAAAAGgtgaatatattaaaaataaattaattaacataTTACAGATCATCCACAAACTAACATGTATCTACATATGCTTAAATTATGGGACCTATTTGGAGATAAAGAAGGTAagctttttctccttcttttccTTCTCCAGGAATTGCTAAGTGTGAATGTGGCACCAGCTAAGGATATATTATTACAAGTCAAAACGAGGAATTTCTAAGTGCAAGTAAACCGTAAATCACTTGTATGTACTATGTAGTAGTAAATAAACATATGCAATGTTGGCACTAGCAACTGAGTCCCACTATGCCTTAAATTtcagatgaatttttttttgcagaATATAGATGAGCCCTCATATAAACAACATCCCCGTGATGGAAAAATATAATTCAATCAGGATTAACTTCATTCTGGACACACACATTACAGACATCCTGTAATCTTACATAACTATTGAaagtgaaaaaagaaaatgcaaGACTATACCACAAAGTATGTCTAATTCCAAGAAGATCAATGTTCAGACTGTAGAATAAGGACATGCAATTGCCGAGATCAATGCAGGACCATGCTCTAAAGGTTCGTGAAGAACAATTATTCTGACATGTGAGTGATGCTTTGGTTGAGGAAAGGCAAACATAACCATGCAAACAATTCTAAGCCTGGCTATACTTACAAAATTTTAATACTTTCAACTAGCAAGCTGCAACATCTAGGGCCAGTTTGGATCAACTTTTGAACTACTAATATGGAAAAAAGTTAAAATGATCTGACaaaatgtgagacttctaagcAACAACTTCATGCATAAACTGAAATTAGCTTAGACACCTCAAGTCCTTGACTTTTTCATGAACTCCCTCATCCAACTTCTCCATAAGCACCTATAACCTTGCAAGGACTTTTTGCAAGAAGCTAATCCAAACTAGGCCTTAGTCTTTCAAGTCTAATACAAACTAGTAACAATTAAAACTGGTTAGTCTTAGCCTTCATACACAAACAAGCGGCACCAGAGATAAGCATTCTTGTGGTTGCACACTTGGACTATCACCCTCCTAGTACCATCCTATTTCCTCAAGTCCTCAACTTTTTCATGAGCTCCCTCATCCAACTTCT
This window harbors:
- the LOC130711012 gene encoding novel plant SNARE 12, which produces MATNLQMTPQLEQIHGEIRDHFRALANGFQKLDKIKDSNRQSTQLEELTGKMRECKRLIKEFDREIKDEEGRNPPEVSKQLNDEKQSMIKELNSYVALRKTYMNTIGNKKLELFDTGAGASEPTAEENVQLASEMSNQELVNAGMKTMDETDQAIERSKQVVHQTVEVGTQTAGTLKGQTEQMGRIVNELDSIQFSIKKASQLVKEIGRQVATDKCIMLFLFLIVCGVVAIIVVKIVNPNNKDIKDIPGLAPPAPTRRLLYVRTGEQFD